In Bifidobacterium scardovii JCM 12489 = DSM 13734, the genomic stretch CGCGTATCGCGACGAACTGAGCACGCCGCAGGTGTATGCCGAGTTCGACCGTCTTGGCGCCTCGCCCGACAGCGACAATCACCTGCAGCGCGCCGCGATCGCGCTGCATCCGCGTTCCGGTCAGGCCATTCACGAGGCCCGGTTGGCCGGGGCATCTCAGGCGTTGGTATCCGGATCCGGGCCGTCCGTCGTGGCGTTCGTGCCGGATGATCGGGTGGCGGCGGCCGTGCGGCGGGCATGGACCGAGTCGGGGGCGGTCGACCGCATCATCGCCGCGCAAACCCCTGCAACGCCGGCCATCCGCGTCAGCCAGTGCCGGTAAGGTTATAGCAGTCGAAATCGGAGGAACAGGGATGGCGGAATCTTACGACGAACGGGCGGCACGCAAGGCCTATATGCGCAGGCGTCAGCGGCTGGTGTTCTCCATCACCGGCATGGTGATGGCTGTGGCGCTGGTGATCTCGCTGCTGTTCTACTACAACGTGTTCGGCCTCGGTCTGGTCAAAACCGCCACCGTGCTGCCGAATTACGGCGTCACCGCACCGTGCGCCCCGACGGATGCCGACGGCAAGACCATCAAGTACACGGACAACAAGAGCGTCAGCATCCGCGTGCTCAACGGCACCCCCTCCTTCGGCTTCGCCAGCGCCGTGGCCGAAGCGCTGGAGAACCGCAACTTCCCCCAGCCGCAGGTCGACAACTACTCCAGCAAGAAGGTGGAGCGCACCACCATCTACTTCGGCAAGAACGCCATCGCGCAGGCCTACACGCTGAACTCGAACTTCACCGACACGATGATGGTGATGGACGACCGTGAGGACATGCTCATCGACGTCGTGCTGGGCGCCACGTTCAACGATCTCGCGGACAAGAAGGACGTGCCCGGCACCAACGACACAATCGTCAACATCAAAGGCTGCGTGCCCGCCGACAAGATGATCAACCTGCCGAAGGCGATCAAGCACACGCCGGTGAACAACACGGATCCAAACGCCCAGCAGTAAGGCTGCAAGCAGGATTCAGGAATTCGCAATGCGTCGGCGCCGAATCGCGGCGCCGACGCTCACCGCTGCCCCGCGTACCAGCGCTTCAGCTCGGCCACCGCGACGTCATGATCGACCGGCCCGTTGTCAAGCCGGTATTCAAGCATGTGCTTGTAGGCGCGCCCGACCATCGGCCCGGGTTCCAAGCCGAGCAGCTCCATGATCTCGTTGCCGTCCACATCGGGGCGGATCGCGTCGAAATCCTCCTTCTGCTTGAGGTCGCGCACGCGCTGTTCCATCTCGTCCATCGCCGAGGCGAACACCATGGCCTTGCGGCGGTTCTGCGTGGTCGCGTCGGCGCGCGTCAGCCGGTTCAGGCGCTCGTAGAGCGGCCCCGCATCCTTGACATAGCGCCGCACCGCGGAATCGGTCCACGGCTCGTCCACATAGCCGTGGAACCGCAGATGCAGATTGACCAGCTCGCTCACGTCCTCGACCATATGGTGGTCAAAGTGCAGCGCCTTGAGCCGCTTGCGCGTCATCTTCGCCCCGACCGCGTCGTGGTGGTGGAAGCTCACCTTGCCGCCCGGCTCGAAGCGGCGCGTGCGCGGCTTGCCGATATCGTGCATGATCGCGGCGAGGCGCAAGGTCAGGTCCGGCGCCGGCACCGGGCCGTCCGGGCCGGTCTCCAGCGCCACCGCGCGGTCCAGCACGGTCATCGTGTGCTCGAACACGTCCTTGTGGCGGTGGTGCTCGTCGATCTCCAGCTGCAGAGCCGGAATCTCCGGGAACACGATGTCGGCAAGACCCGATTCGACCAACTCCTCGATGCCGGCGCGCGGGCGGTCGGACAGCATGAGCTTGACCAGCTCGTCGCGCACGCGCTCGGCGGATACGATGTCGATGCGATCGGCCATGTCGGAGATCGCCTCGGCGGTGTCCGGAGCGATGCGGAACCCCAGCTGCGCGACGAAACGCACGGCACGCATCATGCGCAGCGGATCGTCGTCGAAGGACTGCCTCGGGTCGACCGGCGTGCGCAGCACGCCTTTGGCGAGATCGTTCGCCCCGCCGAACGGATCGACGAATTCGAGGTCGGGCACGCGCAACGCCATCGCGTTGACGGTGAAATCGCGGCGCGACAGGTCGCCCTCCAGCGTGTCGCCGTAGTTCACCTCGGGCTTGCGCGAATCGGGATCATACGTGTCGGACCGGTATGTGGTGATCTCCACCTGCACCTCGGTGCCGTCGGCGCGCCGGCGCATGGCCCCGAGCGTGCCGAACTTGCGGCCCATATCCCAGAACCCGTCATGGCCCCACCGCTTGAGGATCGGTTCGAACTCGTCGGGACGCGCCGATGTGCAGAAATCCAGAT encodes the following:
- a CDS encoding LytR C-terminal domain-containing protein, whose translation is MAESYDERAARKAYMRRRQRLVFSITGMVMAVALVISLLFYYNVFGLGLVKTATVLPNYGVTAPCAPTDADGKTIKYTDNKSVSIRVLNGTPSFGFASAVAEALENRNFPQPQVDNYSSKKVERTTIYFGKNAIAQAYTLNSNFTDTMMVMDDREDMLIDVVLGATFNDLADKKDVPGTNDTIVNIKGCVPADKMINLPKAIKHTPVNNTDPNAQQ
- a CDS encoding CCA tRNA nucleotidyltransferase; the encoded protein is MDFEVWPEAIELGRLFAERGYELALVGGPVRDLLLHRKSHDLDFCTSARPDEFEPILKRWGHDGFWDMGRKFGTLGAMRRRADGTEVQVEITTYRSDTYDPDSRKPEVNYGDTLEGDLSRRDFTVNAMALRVPDLEFVDPFGGANDLAKGVLRTPVDPRQSFDDDPLRMMRAVRFVAQLGFRIAPDTAEAISDMADRIDIVSAERVRDELVKLMLSDRPRAGIEELVESGLADIVFPEIPALQLEIDEHHRHKDVFEHTMTVLDRAVALETGPDGPVPAPDLTLRLAAIMHDIGKPRTRRFEPGGKVSFHHHDAVGAKMTRKRLKALHFDHHMVEDVSELVNLHLRFHGYVDEPWTDSAVRRYVKDAGPLYERLNRLTRADATTQNRRKAMVFASAMDEMEQRVRDLKQKEDFDAIRPDVDGNEIMELLGLEPGPMVGRAYKHMLEYRLDNGPVDHDVAVAELKRWYAGQR